A single genomic interval of Rhodopseudomonas palustris harbors:
- the hpf gene encoding ribosome hibernation-promoting factor, HPF/YfiA family: MTIRISGKSISIGEALRSRVSERTEEVLRKYFDGNYSGHFTLSKDGFGFRTDCALHLDSGITLEAESNAADAYVSADQALVQIEKRLRRYKSRLKDRSSRKAHAEANVLAELSTPVDAASYVIEAPGDEEHHEDAYNPVIIAEATTAMKRLSVSEAVVELDLTGAPVVVFLHGSSGRVNIIYRRADGNIGWIDPPVLNGAN, encoded by the coding sequence ATGACCATCCGGATATCCGGCAAAAGCATCAGCATCGGCGAAGCGCTGCGCAGCCGCGTGAGCGAACGCACCGAGGAGGTGCTGCGCAAGTATTTCGATGGGAATTACTCGGGGCACTTCACGCTCAGCAAAGATGGCTTCGGCTTCCGCACCGATTGTGCGCTGCACCTCGATTCCGGCATCACCCTTGAAGCCGAGTCCAATGCGGCCGACGCCTATGTCAGCGCCGATCAGGCTCTGGTGCAGATCGAGAAGCGCCTGCGCCGCTACAAGAGCCGGCTGAAGGATCGCTCGTCCCGCAAGGCTCATGCGGAAGCCAACGTGCTCGCCGAGCTCAGCACGCCGGTCGATGCGGCCAGCTACGTCATCGAAGCGCCCGGCGACGAAGAGCATCACGAGGACGCCTACAACCCGGTGATCATCGCCGAAGCCACCACCGCGATGAAGCGGCTGTCGGTGAGCGAGGCGGTGGTCGAGCTCGATCTTACGGGTGCACCGGTGGTGGTGTTCCTGCACGGCAGCTCGGGCCGCGTGAACATCATTTATCGCCGCGCCGACGGCAATATCGGCTGGATCGACCCGCCGGTGCTGAACGGCGCAAACTGA
- a CDS encoding complex I NDUFA9 subunit family protein → MTSNIDTLVTVFGGSGFLGRHVVSALARRDYRIRVAVRRPELAGHLQPLGRVGQIHAVQANLRYPESVAAAMRGSHVAINLVGILAEGGAQKFDAVQGSGAATVAQAAASVGARMVHVSAIGADANSPARYARSKAAGEQAVLAAVPQATIFRPSVVFGPEDQFTNRFAMLARMSPVLPLVGADTKLQPVYVGDVATAIADAVDGLAKPGATYELGGPEELTMREIMRIILQTTDRNPLLVPLPFGLASLQAMLLQFAPGAFKLTPDQVRMLEVDNVVSEAAKSAGLTLQGLGIQPDSLQAIVPSYLWRFRKTGQFARKTA, encoded by the coding sequence ATGACTTCGAATATCGACACGCTCGTCACGGTTTTCGGTGGCTCCGGCTTCCTCGGCCGGCACGTCGTCAGCGCGCTGGCGCGGCGCGACTATCGGATTCGGGTCGCGGTCCGTCGTCCGGAGCTTGCTGGGCATCTGCAGCCGCTCGGCCGTGTCGGGCAGATCCACGCCGTGCAGGCGAATCTGCGCTACCCCGAATCGGTCGCGGCGGCGATGCGCGGCTCGCACGTGGCGATCAACCTGGTCGGCATTCTCGCCGAGGGCGGCGCGCAGAAATTCGACGCGGTGCAGGGCAGTGGTGCTGCCACTGTGGCGCAGGCGGCGGCTTCAGTGGGTGCCCGTATGGTGCACGTCTCGGCGATCGGCGCCGATGCGAATTCGCCGGCCCGCTACGCACGCAGCAAGGCCGCCGGCGAACAGGCGGTGCTTGCCGCGGTGCCGCAGGCCACCATCTTCCGTCCCTCGGTGGTGTTCGGCCCGGAAGACCAGTTCACCAACCGCTTCGCCATGCTGGCGCGGATGTCGCCGGTGCTGCCGCTGGTCGGCGCCGACACCAAGCTGCAGCCGGTCTATGTCGGCGATGTCGCGACGGCGATTGCCGATGCGGTCGATGGTCTCGCCAAGCCTGGCGCGACCTACGAACTCGGCGGTCCGGAAGAGCTGACGATGCGTGAAATCATGCGCATCATTCTGCAGACCACCGATCGCAATCCGCTATTGGTGCCGCTGCCGTTCGGTCTCGCCAGCCTGCAGGCGATGCTGCTGCAGTTTGCGCCGGGCGCGTTCAAGCTGACGCCGGATCAGGTGCGGATGCTCGAGGTCGACAACGTGGTGTCGGAAGCTGCCAAGTCGGCCGGGCTGACGCTGCAGGGCCTCGGCATCCAGCCCGATTCGCTGCAGGCGATCGTGCCGTCCTATCTGTGGCGGTTCCGCAAGACCGGCCAGTTCGCGCGCAAGACCGCGTAA
- a CDS encoding sn-glycerol-3-phosphate import ATP-binding protein UgpC yields the protein MADVVLRNVRKTYPGGFEAIKGVDFAVGDGQFCVLVGPSGCGKSTLLRMVAGLETITVGEIEIGGRVVNDVEPADRDIAMVFQNYALYPHMTVYNNMAYGLRNRGMAKAEIDARVQEAARILELGPMLTRKPRQLSGGQRQRVAMGRAIVRHPKVFLFDEPLSNLDAKLRVAMRVEIRKLQRRLATTAIYVTHDQLEAMTLADVLVVMNGGQVEQIGSPLDVYAKPATTFVASFIGAPPMNLLTLAHDLRSQLSGAPPEAGILGVRPEDLVIGPGTAAQGGLALDITVEAIERVGPETFVYGVRAGHEARPVVAGKPGEGAGGDVIVRIPGQVAPAIGERITVAAAPHSLHLFSADGRRRIAG from the coding sequence GTGGCCGATGTCGTTCTCCGCAATGTCCGCAAGACCTATCCGGGTGGCTTCGAGGCCATCAAGGGTGTCGACTTCGCGGTCGGCGATGGCCAGTTCTGCGTGCTGGTCGGCCCCTCCGGCTGCGGCAAATCCACGCTGCTAAGGATGGTCGCCGGGCTGGAAACGATAACAGTAGGCGAAATCGAGATCGGCGGCCGTGTCGTCAACGACGTCGAGCCGGCCGATCGCGATATCGCGATGGTGTTTCAGAACTACGCGCTCTACCCCCATATGACCGTGTACAACAACATGGCTTACGGGCTCCGCAATCGCGGTATGGCCAAGGCGGAGATCGACGCGCGGGTGCAGGAAGCGGCGCGCATCCTTGAACTCGGTCCGATGCTCACCCGCAAGCCGCGGCAATTGTCCGGCGGCCAGCGCCAACGGGTCGCGATGGGCCGCGCCATCGTGCGGCACCCCAAGGTGTTTCTGTTCGACGAGCCGTTGTCCAATCTTGACGCCAAGCTGCGGGTCGCGATGCGGGTCGAAATCCGCAAGCTACAGCGCCGGCTCGCCACCACGGCGATTTACGTCACCCATGACCAGCTCGAGGCGATGACGCTGGCCGATGTGCTTGTGGTGATGAATGGCGGGCAGGTCGAACAGATCGGTTCGCCGCTGGACGTCTACGCCAAGCCGGCGACGACCTTCGTGGCTTCGTTCATCGGCGCACCGCCGATGAACCTGCTGACCCTGGCACACGATCTGCGGAGCCAGCTCAGTGGCGCGCCGCCCGAGGCGGGCATTCTGGGCGTTCGCCCGGAGGACCTCGTCATCGGCCCAGGGACGGCAGCTCAAGGCGGATTGGCACTCGATATCACCGTCGAGGCGATCGAGCGGGTCGGGCCGGAGACGTTCGTCTATGGGGTCCGGGCCGGGCATGAGGCGCGGCCGGTGGTCGCTGGGAAACCCGGCGAAGGGGCCGGGGGGGATGTCATCGTCCGGATTCCCGGCCAAGTCGCGCCGGCGATCGGCGAGCGCATTACGGTCGCGGCCGCTCCGCACAGCCTGCATCTGTTTTCCGCCGACGGGCGCCGCCGCATTGCCGGCTAG
- a CDS encoding LptA/OstA family protein: MPIAVWFRRLRGPVALASAALVALYVGGTVPATAQSAVQGVPNAMQGFSQNRDKPIQIESDTLEVRDKNKEATFTGNVKVVQGDTTMTSQTLVVFYDQDQAPAKGVKGKPMPAAAPGPDGASSIRRLEAKGHVVVTQKDQVVTGDKAVFETKTNLVTMTGNVVLTQARNVVRGDRLLVDMTTGVSRVESDSGRVQGLFQSSGANGGGPLPLGPPTSSGKPK, encoded by the coding sequence ATGCCCATTGCCGTTTGGTTTCGCCGGCTTCGTGGCCCGGTCGCGCTCGCCAGTGCAGCGCTGGTTGCTCTGTACGTTGGCGGCACGGTGCCGGCGACGGCGCAGAGCGCTGTGCAGGGCGTGCCGAACGCGATGCAGGGCTTCTCGCAGAACCGCGACAAGCCGATCCAGATCGAATCCGATACCCTGGAAGTGCGCGACAAGAACAAGGAAGCGACCTTCACCGGCAACGTCAAAGTGGTGCAGGGCGACACGACCATGACGTCGCAGACGCTAGTGGTGTTCTACGATCAGGATCAGGCGCCGGCGAAGGGCGTCAAGGGCAAGCCGATGCCGGCGGCCGCGCCGGGCCCGGATGGCGCGTCGTCGATCCGGCGGCTCGAAGCCAAGGGCCATGTCGTCGTGACCCAAAAGGATCAGGTCGTCACCGGCGACAAGGCGGTATTCGAGACCAAGACCAATTTGGTGACGATGACCGGCAACGTGGTGCTGACCCAGGCCCGCAATGTGGTGCGCGGCGACCGGCTTCTGGTCGACATGACCACCGGCGTGTCACGGGTGGAATCTGACAGCGGCCGGGTGCAGGGCCTGTTTCAATCCTCGGGCGCGAATGGCGGCGGACCACTGCCGCTCGGACCGCCGACCAGCTCCGGTAAGCCGAAGTGA
- a CDS encoding ribonuclease D, which yields MTIRLHRGDLPDLSRYTHSVAIDTETMGLHPHRDRLCVVQLSNGDGSADVVQIPQGATDAPNLKKLLGDPAVVKIFHFARFDLAALYKAFGVMPQPVYCTKIASRLTRTYTDRHGLKDLVRELLGIDLSKQQQSSDWGADSLSDAQLAYAASDVLHLHALRDKLDTMLARENRTDLAAACFGFLPIRARLDLDGWSEEDIFAHS from the coding sequence ATGACGATCCGCCTGCATCGCGGCGACCTGCCGGATCTTTCCCGCTATACGCATTCAGTGGCGATCGACACCGAGACGATGGGGCTGCATCCCCATCGCGACCGGCTGTGCGTGGTGCAATTGTCGAACGGCGACGGCAGCGCCGACGTGGTGCAGATCCCGCAGGGTGCGACCGATGCGCCGAATCTGAAGAAGCTGCTCGGCGATCCGGCCGTGGTGAAGATCTTCCACTTCGCCCGATTCGATCTGGCGGCGCTGTACAAGGCGTTCGGCGTGATGCCGCAGCCGGTGTACTGCACCAAGATCGCCTCGCGCCTGACCCGCACCTACACCGACCGTCATGGCCTGAAGGACCTGGTGCGCGAACTGCTCGGGATTGATCTGTCGAAGCAGCAGCAGTCCAGCGACTGGGGCGCCGATTCCCTGAGCGACGCGCAACTCGCTTACGCCGCCTCCGACGTGCTGCACCTGCACGCGCTGCGCGACAAGCTCGACACCATGCTGGCGCGGGAGAATCGCACCGATCTCGCCGCCGCCTGCTTCGGCTTCCTGCCCATCCGCGCCCGGCTCGACCTCGACGGCTGGAGCGAAGAGGACATTTTCGCTCATTCGTGA
- a CDS encoding undecaprenyl-diphosphate phosphatase — protein MLIDIIRAVILGIVEGVTEFLPVSSTGHLLLAERFFNLGEGNFWKSFAVLIQLGAILAILALYFVKLWRIALGMFTDANARRFVIGVLVAFLPAAVIGAAFGGYIKHYLFNPWVVCFSLIVGGAILLWVDQLDLKPRYHDATAFPLLTYFYIGCAQCTAMIPGVSRSGASIVAAMLLGTDKRSAAEFSFFLAIPTMLGAFVYDLYKNHADMTADNLIIVAIGFVVSFITAIIVVKTFLTYVTRHGFELFAWWRVIVGTLGLIALALGL, from the coding sequence ATGCTCATCGATATCATCAGAGCCGTCATTCTCGGCATCGTCGAGGGTGTCACTGAATTCCTGCCGGTCTCTTCAACCGGCCACCTGCTGCTGGCGGAGCGGTTCTTCAATCTCGGCGAAGGCAACTTCTGGAAAAGCTTCGCAGTGCTGATCCAGCTCGGAGCAATCCTGGCAATTCTGGCGCTGTATTTCGTGAAATTGTGGCGAATCGCGCTCGGAATGTTCACCGATGCCAACGCCCGCCGTTTCGTCATCGGGGTGCTGGTGGCGTTTCTCCCGGCAGCGGTGATCGGCGCGGCGTTCGGCGGCTATATCAAGCACTACCTGTTCAATCCGTGGGTGGTGTGCTTTTCGCTGATCGTCGGCGGCGCGATCCTACTGTGGGTCGACCAGCTCGACCTGAAGCCGCGCTATCACGACGCCACCGCGTTCCCGCTGCTGACCTATTTCTATATCGGCTGCGCGCAGTGCACCGCGATGATCCCGGGCGTGTCGCGCTCCGGCGCCAGCATCGTGGCGGCGATGTTGCTCGGCACCGACAAGCGCTCGGCAGCCGAATTCTCGTTCTTCCTGGCGATCCCGACGATGCTAGGCGCGTTCGTGTACGATCTCTACAAGAACCACGCCGACATGACCGCCGACAACCTGATCATCGTGGCGATCGGCTTCGTGGTGTCGTTCATCACCGCGATCATCGTGGTGAAGACCTTCCTCACCTACGTCACCCGCCACGGCTTCGAGCTGTTCGCGTGGTGGCGCGTGATCGTCGGCACGCTCGGCCTGATCGCGCTGGCGCTGGGACTGTAA
- the lptC gene encoding LPS export ABC transporter periplasmic protein LptC, with product MTAVQLSSYQTGMEARFAAAARHSRLVRTLRLAVPLVVVLSMAVIIAISIFNPFRYLSKLPIDVGDLVVSGTKITMESPHLAGFTNDGRPYEMWARTATQDLTSQDHVDLHTLRAKVQSEDQSTVIIESREGQFETKAQLLKLNKDVYLHNSTGTEAWMTQADIDMGKGTVTSDSPVDVKWDGGTLRGQRMRITEKGDLIRFEGGVVMNIDNASLGEPPPAAQPAPPPAPTKPRAAPNSGQRAVAR from the coding sequence GTGACGGCGGTTCAGTTGTCGTCCTATCAGACCGGAATGGAGGCGCGCTTCGCGGCAGCGGCGCGCCACAGCCGTTTGGTGCGCACGCTGCGGCTCGCCGTGCCGCTGGTCGTAGTGCTGTCGATGGCGGTGATCATCGCGATCTCGATCTTCAACCCGTTCCGTTATCTGTCGAAATTGCCGATCGACGTCGGCGACCTGGTGGTCTCGGGCACCAAGATCACGATGGAATCCCCGCATCTGGCCGGCTTCACCAATGACGGCCGCCCCTACGAGATGTGGGCCCGCACCGCCACCCAGGATCTGACCAGCCAGGATCACGTCGATCTGCACACACTGCGCGCCAAGGTGCAGTCGGAGGACCAGTCCACCGTCATCATCGAGTCGCGCGAGGGCCAGTTCGAGACCAAGGCGCAGCTTCTGAAGCTGAACAAGGACGTCTACCTGCACAATTCGACCGGTACCGAGGCCTGGATGACGCAGGCCGACATCGACATGGGCAAAGGCACCGTCACCTCCGACTCGCCGGTTGACGTCAAATGGGACGGCGGCACTCTGCGCGGCCAGCGGATGCGCATCACCGAAAAGGGCGACCTGATCCGGTTCGAGGGCGGTGTGGTGATGAACATCGACAACGCCTCACTCGGAGAACCGCCTCCCGCCGCGCAGCCTGCGCCGCCGCCCGCCCCGACCAAGCCGCGGGCGGCCCCCAATTCCGGCCAGCGAGCCGTCGCGAGGTGA
- a CDS encoding DUF1150 family protein: protein MTEAGTTHGNVGVTPEALAHLGEGHIAYVKQIRSEDVPGLFPQAPEIAPGLKLFALHSADGTPIMLTDSREAAIANAWSQELQAVSVH, encoded by the coding sequence ATGACTGAAGCTGGTACTACGCATGGAAATGTGGGCGTCACGCCGGAGGCGTTGGCGCATCTGGGCGAAGGCCACATCGCCTATGTGAAGCAGATCCGCTCCGAAGACGTCCCCGGCCTGTTTCCGCAGGCTCCCGAAATCGCGCCGGGCCTCAAGCTGTTCGCGCTGCATTCGGCCGATGGCACGCCGATCATGCTGACCGACAGCCGCGAAGCAGCGATCGCGAATGCCTGGAGCCAGGAACTGCAGGCCGTCAGCGTTCACTGA
- a CDS encoding Hsp20 family protein has protein sequence MSRVPSLSSPFLLGFDEIERALDRVVKGADGYPPYNIERCERSNGDPEKLRITLAVAGFTRDQLDVTVEENQLVIRGRQQDDKTRQYIHRGIAARHFQRTFVLADGMQVLGADLKNGLLSIDLIRPEPERVIKTIAITEHE, from the coding sequence ATGTCTCGTGTTCCTTCGTTATCTAGTCCCTTCCTGCTGGGATTCGACGAGATCGAGCGTGCGCTCGACCGCGTCGTCAAGGGCGCCGACGGGTACCCCCCGTACAACATCGAACGGTGCGAACGCAGCAACGGCGATCCCGAAAAGCTGCGCATCACACTGGCGGTGGCTGGATTCACCCGCGATCAACTCGATGTCACAGTTGAGGAAAATCAACTGGTGATCCGGGGCCGGCAGCAGGATGACAAAACTCGGCAATACATCCACCGCGGCATTGCCGCACGTCACTTCCAGCGGACTTTCGTGCTGGCCGATGGGATGCAGGTGTTGGGTGCGGACCTGAAGAACGGGTTGTTGTCGATCGACCTGATTCGGCCGGAGCCTGAAAGGGTCATTAAGACAATCGCCATCACCGAACACGAATAA
- the ptsN gene encoding PTS IIA-like nitrogen regulatory protein PtsN → MTITDLVAPEAVIPALKVISKKQALQELAARAAELTGQNERTIFEVLLQREKLGTTAVGYGVAIPHGKLPKLEKLFGLFARLERPIDFEAMDGQPVDLIFLLLAPEGAGADHLKALARIARLLRDQDVAKKLRASRDAHAIYSVLALPPATAA, encoded by the coding sequence ATGACGATTACGGATCTTGTCGCGCCCGAGGCCGTCATCCCGGCGCTGAAGGTGATCAGCAAGAAGCAGGCGCTGCAGGAACTCGCGGCGCGTGCCGCGGAGCTGACCGGCCAGAACGAGCGCACGATCTTCGAAGTGCTGCTGCAGCGCGAGAAGCTGGGCACCACCGCGGTCGGCTATGGGGTGGCGATTCCGCACGGCAAGCTGCCGAAGCTGGAGAAGCTGTTTGGGCTGTTCGCGCGGCTGGAACGGCCGATCGATTTCGAAGCGATGGATGGGCAGCCGGTCGACCTGATCTTCCTGCTGCTGGCGCCCGAAGGTGCCGGGGCCGACCACCTCAAGGCGCTGGCGCGCATCGCCCGCCTGCTGCGCGACCAGGACGTCGCCAAGAAGCTGCGCGCTTCCCGCGACGCGCACGCGATATACTCGGTGTTGGCGCTGCCTCCCGCGACTGCGGCGTAA
- a CDS encoding glutathione S-transferase family protein, translating to MYTLFHHPFCPLSRFIRLALGEHGLDLRLVEERSWERRTAFLALNPAGTTPVLVAEGRPPIPGAGVIVEFLDEVHGVEMGDRRLLPQSTAERIEVRRLLSWFNDKFFEEASGPLMTERIYKRFMSEEDGGGPPAMDVIRAANANVRYHLAYIGWLARTRNFLAGDRMTYADLAAAAHLSAIDYLGDVPWIEDEAAKAWYARIKSRPSFRPLLSEWLAGVPASRTYVDLDF from the coding sequence ATGTACACCCTATTCCACCACCCGTTCTGCCCGCTGTCGCGGTTCATCCGCCTTGCGCTCGGCGAACACGGTCTCGATCTCAGGTTGGTGGAGGAGCGGTCCTGGGAACGGCGAACGGCCTTCCTGGCGCTCAACCCGGCGGGAACCACGCCGGTCCTGGTTGCAGAAGGGCGCCCCCCGATTCCCGGCGCCGGTGTGATCGTCGAGTTCCTCGACGAAGTGCACGGCGTCGAAATGGGTGACCGGCGGCTGCTGCCGCAGTCCACCGCCGAGCGCATCGAGGTGCGGCGGCTGCTATCGTGGTTCAACGACAAGTTCTTTGAAGAAGCTTCCGGCCCGCTGATGACCGAGCGCATCTACAAGCGCTTCATGAGCGAGGAGGACGGCGGCGGCCCGCCGGCGATGGATGTGATTCGTGCCGCCAACGCCAATGTGCGCTACCATCTCGCCTATATCGGCTGGCTGGCGCGCACCCGGAACTTTCTCGCCGGCGATCGCATGACCTATGCGGATCTCGCCGCCGCGGCGCACCTGTCGGCGATCGACTATCTGGGCGACGTGCCATGGATCGAGGACGAGGCGGCAAAGGCCTGGTACGCGCGGATCAAATCGCGCCCCTCGTTCCGTCCGCTGCTGAGCGAATGGCTCGCGGGCGTACCGGCGTCGCGGACCTACGTGGACCTGGATTTCTGA
- the rpoN gene encoding RNA polymerase factor sigma-54, with amino-acid sequence MALSQRLEFRQTQSLVMTPQLMQAIKLLQLSNLDLAAFVEDEIEKNPLLDRAGDNAEPPVAGEASAEGAEGGGEFGGSGGEDLGGEGTSDFVDPAGASAFEPGTEEWMHRDLGSRSDIEQTLDTGMENVFPEEPAEAAARAAQDAAPASYTEWGGGASSDEGYNLEAFVAAESSLADHLAEQLAVAVTTPSQRLIGQYLIDLVDDAGYLPADLGDAAERLGASQAEVEALVQVLQTFDPPGICARNLSECLAIQLRERDRYDPAMQALVEHLDLLAKRDVASLRKICGVDDEDLVDMIGEIRHLDPKPGLKFGSSRVQTVVPDVFVRPGPDGGWLVELNSDTLPKVLVNQSYYSELSKTIRKDGDKSYFSDCLQNATWLVRALDQRARTILKVATEIVRQQDGFFTHGVKHLRPLNLKAVADAIQMHESTVSRVTANKYMATNRGTFELKYFFTASIASADGGEAHSAEAVRHQIRQLIDSEDPSAILSDDTIVERLREAGIDIARRTVAKYREAMRIPSSVQRRRDKQNMLGTQAGAASRSRDTAPA; translated from the coding sequence ATGGCGCTGTCGCAACGTCTCGAATTCCGCCAGACCCAGTCTCTGGTGATGACCCCGCAACTGATGCAGGCGATCAAGCTGCTTCAGCTGTCGAATCTCGACCTCGCGGCTTTCGTCGAGGACGAGATCGAGAAGAACCCGTTGCTCGATCGCGCCGGCGACAATGCGGAACCGCCGGTGGCCGGTGAGGCATCGGCGGAAGGCGCAGAGGGCGGCGGTGAATTCGGCGGGAGCGGCGGCGAGGATCTCGGCGGCGAGGGCACGTCGGATTTCGTCGATCCCGCAGGCGCCAGCGCATTCGAGCCCGGCACCGAAGAATGGATGCATCGCGATCTCGGCAGCCGCAGCGATATCGAGCAGACCCTCGATACCGGTATGGAAAACGTTTTCCCTGAAGAGCCAGCCGAAGCCGCGGCCCGCGCCGCGCAGGACGCCGCACCGGCCTCCTATACCGAATGGGGCGGCGGGGCTTCATCGGATGAGGGCTACAATCTCGAAGCCTTCGTGGCCGCTGAATCGTCGCTGGCCGACCATCTCGCCGAACAACTCGCGGTCGCGGTAACGACGCCATCGCAGCGGCTGATCGGACAATACCTGATAGATCTGGTCGATGATGCCGGCTATCTGCCGGCCGATCTCGGCGATGCCGCCGAACGGCTGGGCGCGAGCCAGGCCGAAGTGGAAGCGCTGGTGCAGGTGCTGCAGACCTTCGATCCGCCCGGTATCTGCGCCCGCAACCTGAGCGAATGCCTCGCCATCCAACTGCGCGAACGCGACCGCTACGATCCGGCGATGCAGGCATTGGTCGAGCACCTCGACTTGCTGGCCAAGCGCGACGTCGCGTCATTACGCAAGATCTGCGGCGTCGACGACGAAGACCTCGTCGACATGATCGGCGAGATTCGTCATCTCGATCCGAAGCCCGGCCTGAAGTTCGGCTCGTCGCGGGTGCAGACAGTTGTGCCCGACGTCTTCGTCCGTCCCGGCCCCGACGGCGGTTGGCTGGTCGAGCTCAACAGCGACACACTGCCGAAGGTGCTGGTCAACCAGTCATATTATTCCGAGCTGTCGAAGACGATCCGCAAGGACGGCGACAAGTCGTACTTCTCCGACTGCCTGCAGAACGCCACCTGGCTGGTGCGCGCGCTCGATCAGCGCGCCCGCACCATTCTCAAGGTGGCGACCGAGATCGTGCGTCAGCAGGACGGATTCTTCACCCACGGCGTCAAGCATCTGCGGCCGCTGAATCTGAAGGCCGTGGCCGACGCGATTCAGATGCACGAATCGACGGTGTCGCGCGTCACCGCCAACAAATACATGGCGACCAATCGCGGCACCTTCGAACTTAAGTATTTCTTCACCGCGTCGATCGCGTCCGCCGACGGCGGCGAGGCGCACTCGGCCGAAGCAGTGCGGCACCAGATCCGCCAACTGATCGACAGCGAAGATCCGTCAGCGATCCTGTCGGATGATACGATCGTCGAACGGCTGCGCGAGGCCGGCATCGACATCGCGCGCCGCACCGTCGCGAAATATCGCGAAGCGATGCGCATTCCCTCTTCAGTGCAGCGCCGTCGCGACAAGCAGAACATGCTGGGCACACAGGCCGGGGCCGCAAGCCGCTCCCGCGACACAGCCCCAGCTTGA
- the lptB gene encoding LPS export ABC transporter ATP-binding protein: MVDLRGMFRRRGPKAPGFGGARNDITGYGNEVGDLLTTPVRDAPPIARGDAYATPQRQPAAPAPPRRAAAAVQPAAPQAVPASSYLAVHSVEKSFGTRKIVRGVSIYVRRGEAVGLLGPNGAGKTTVFYMITGLIKADNGAIELDGHDVTKLPMYQRARLGIGYLPQEASIFRGLTVEQNIRAVLEAVEPDKRKREAQLDNLLQEFNIERLRKSPSIALSGGERRRVEIARALASRPNYMLLDEPFAGIDPIAVGDIQDLVRHLTNRGIGVLITDHNVRETLGLTDRAYIVYAGEILTEGTPEEIVNDPDVRRLYLGEEFRL, from the coding sequence ATGGTGGATCTTCGCGGCATGTTCCGTCGGCGCGGCCCGAAAGCTCCCGGGTTTGGCGGCGCGCGGAACGATATCACCGGCTACGGCAACGAGGTCGGCGATCTGCTCACCACGCCCGTGCGCGACGCACCGCCGATCGCCCGCGGCGACGCCTATGCGACGCCGCAGCGACAACCGGCCGCGCCTGCGCCGCCGCGCCGCGCCGCCGCCGCCGTGCAACCAGCAGCGCCACAAGCCGTGCCGGCATCCAGTTACTTGGCGGTGCACAGCGTCGAGAAGAGTTTCGGCACCCGCAAGATCGTACGCGGTGTCAGCATCTATGTTCGCCGCGGCGAAGCGGTGGGGCTGCTCGGCCCCAACGGCGCCGGCAAAACCACCGTGTTCTACATGATCACCGGCTTGATCAAGGCCGATAACGGGGCGATCGAACTCGACGGCCACGACGTCACCAAGCTGCCTATGTATCAGCGTGCCCGCCTCGGTATCGGTTACCTGCCGCAGGAAGCCTCGATCTTCCGCGGCCTCACCGTCGAGCAGAACATCCGCGCGGTGCTGGAAGCGGTCGAACCGGACAAGCGCAAGCGCGAAGCCCAGCTCGACAATCTGCTGCAGGAATTCAACATCGAACGCTTGCGCAAGTCGCCGTCGATCGCACTGTCGGGCGGTGAGCGTCGCCGCGTCGAAATCGCCCGCGCGCTCGCCAGCCGCCCGAACTACATGCTGCTCGACGAGCCGTTCGCCGGTATCGACCCGATCGCGGTCGGCGACATTCAGGACCTAGTGCGGCATCTGACCAATCGCGGCATCGGCGTGCTGATCACCGATCACAACGTCCGCGAAACGCTGGGCCTGACCGATCGTGCCTACATCGTCTATGCGGGCGAGATCCTGACCGAGGGCACGCCCGAAGAGATCGTCAACGACCCGGACGTGCGCCGGCTTTACCTTGGCGAGGAATTCCGGCTGTGA